One window from the genome of Grus americana isolate bGruAme1 chromosome 14, bGruAme1.mat, whole genome shotgun sequence encodes:
- the SLC25A48 gene encoding solute carrier family 25 member 48 isoform X6, which produces MGSLQLQDFAAGWVGGAASVVVGHPLDTIKTRLQAGQGYGNTLNCVLTVYRNESVAGFFKGMSFPLASIAVYSSVVFGVFSNTQRLLSQLRHGDPSRTPALADVALASMVAGFISVGIGTPVDLVKIRLQMQMQPYIKANIKLKPTVPGFPVYRGPIHCFRTVLQKEGIAGIYRGAGAMLLRDVPGYCLYFIPYTYFCGWITPDGCISPNPSSIWLAGGIAGAISWGTATPMDVVKSRLQADGVYLNKYKGTLDCILQSYQNEGLKVFFRGITVNAVRGFPMSSAMFLGYELSLKAMKRDQTETNP; this is translated from the exons ATGGGcagcctccagctgcaggaCTTCGCGGCGGGCTGGGTGGGCG gagctgccagcGTGGTTGTGGGCCACCCCCTGGACACAATCAAG ACTCGTTTGCAAGCTGGACAAGGGTATGGAAATACACTCAACTGTGTTCTCACTGTGTACAGAAATGAGTCT GTGGCTGGTTTCTTCAAAGGCATGTCCTTCCCTCTGGCCAGCATCGCTGTCTACAGCTCGGTGGTGTTCGGCGTCTTCAGCAACACGCAACGGCTCCTCAGCCAGCTCCGCCACGGAGACCCATCTCGCACGCCAGCACTCGCCGACGTGGCTCTGGCCAGCATGGTGGCAGGGTTCATCTCTGTGGGCATCGGCACTCCTGTGGACCTGGTAAAGATAAGGCTACAGATGCAAATGCAGCCGTACATCAAAG CAAACATTAAGCTAAAGCCCACAGTTCCTGGATTTCCTGTGTACCGAGGCCCAATTCACTGCTTTAGGACAGTCCTACAGAAAGAGGGGATAGCAGGAATATACCGAGGCGCGGGAGCAATGCTTCTGAGGGACGTTCCTGGGTACTGCCTCTATTTCATCCCTTACACATATTTCTGTGGCTGGATTACCCCTGATGGATGCATTTCCCCTAATCCCTCCTCCATCTGGCTGGCAGGGGGTATAGCAG GAGCCATTTCCTGGGGGACTGCTACTCCAATGGACGTTGTGAAAAGTCGACTTCAGGCAGATGGagtttatttaaacaaatacaaaggGACCCTTGACTGTATCTTGCAGAGCTACCAGAACGAGGGCTTAAAA GTCTTTTTTAGGGGCATCACGGTCAATGCAGTGCGAGGATTCCCAATGAGTTCAGCCATGTTTCTTGGCTATGAACTTTCTCTCAAAGCAATGAAAAGAGACCAAACTGAGACCAATCCTTAA
- the SLC25A48 gene encoding solute carrier family 25 member 48 isoform X3, whose protein sequence is MGSLQLQDFAAGWVGGAASVVVGHPLDTIKTRLQAGQGYGNTLNCVLTVYRNESVAGFFKGMSFPLASIAVYSSVVFGVFSNTQRLLSQLRHGDPSRTPALADVALASMVAGFISVGIGTPVDLVKIRLQMQMQPYIKGRKQANIKLKPTVPGFPVYRGPIHCFRTVLQKEGIAGIYRGAGAMLLRDVPGYCLYFIPYTYFCGWITPDGCISPNPSSIWLAGGIAGAISWGTATPMDVVKSRLQADGVYLNKYKGTLDCILQSYQNEGLKDTDLLLRQCGGRSDLPSVPRSPAPCTLQCEKPTSDHRCSQSPTFLRTVSREIVLILQPDRPAEGSSFWRRSLRHNRI, encoded by the exons ATGGGcagcctccagctgcaggaCTTCGCGGCGGGCTGGGTGGGCG gagctgccagcGTGGTTGTGGGCCACCCCCTGGACACAATCAAG ACTCGTTTGCAAGCTGGACAAGGGTATGGAAATACACTCAACTGTGTTCTCACTGTGTACAGAAATGAGTCT GTGGCTGGTTTCTTCAAAGGCATGTCCTTCCCTCTGGCCAGCATCGCTGTCTACAGCTCGGTGGTGTTCGGCGTCTTCAGCAACACGCAACGGCTCCTCAGCCAGCTCCGCCACGGAGACCCATCTCGCACGCCAGCACTCGCCGACGTGGCTCTGGCCAGCATGGTGGCAGGGTTCATCTCTGTGGGCATCGGCACTCCTGTGGACCTGGTAAAGATAAGGCTACAGATGCAAATGCAGCCGTACATCAAAGGTAGGAAGCAAG CAAACATTAAGCTAAAGCCCACAGTTCCTGGATTTCCTGTGTACCGAGGCCCAATTCACTGCTTTAGGACAGTCCTACAGAAAGAGGGGATAGCAGGAATATACCGAGGCGCGGGAGCAATGCTTCTGAGGGACGTTCCTGGGTACTGCCTCTATTTCATCCCTTACACATATTTCTGTGGCTGGATTACCCCTGATGGATGCATTTCCCCTAATCCCTCCTCCATCTGGCTGGCAGGGGGTATAGCAG GAGCCATTTCCTGGGGGACTGCTACTCCAATGGACGTTGTGAAAAGTCGACTTCAGGCAGATGGagtttatttaaacaaatacaaaggGACCCTTGACTGTATCTTGCAGAGCTACCAGAACGAGGGCTTAAAA GATACGGACCTGCTCCTCCGTCAGTGCGGTGGCCGTAGTGACCTGCCGTCGGTGCCACGTTCCCCAGCACCGTGCACGCTGCAGTGCGAGAAGCCAACTTCAGATCACAGATGCTCACAGAGCCCCACATTTCTGAG gaCAGTTTCCAGAGAGATCGTGCTCATCCTTCAGCCAGACCGACCGGCAGAAGGCTCAAGCTTTTGGAGGAGATCTTTGAGGCATAACAGGATTTAA
- the SLC25A48 gene encoding solute carrier family 25 member 48 isoform X5, protein MGSLQLQDFAAGWVGGAASVVVGHPLDTIKTRLQAGQGYGNTLNCVLTVYRNESVAGFFKGMSFPLASIAVYSSVVFGVFSNTQRLLSQLRHGDPSRTPALADVALASMVAGFISVGIGTPVDLVKIRLQMQMQPYIKGRKQANIKLKPTVPGFPVYRGPIHCFRTVLQKEGIAGIYRGAGAMLLRDVPGYCLYFIPYTYFCGWITPDGCISPNPSSIWLAGGIAGAISWGTATPMDVVKSRLQADGVYLNKYKGTLDCILQSYQNEGLKVFFRGITVNAVRGFPMSSAMFLGYELSLKAMKRDQTETNP, encoded by the exons ATGGGcagcctccagctgcaggaCTTCGCGGCGGGCTGGGTGGGCG gagctgccagcGTGGTTGTGGGCCACCCCCTGGACACAATCAAG ACTCGTTTGCAAGCTGGACAAGGGTATGGAAATACACTCAACTGTGTTCTCACTGTGTACAGAAATGAGTCT GTGGCTGGTTTCTTCAAAGGCATGTCCTTCCCTCTGGCCAGCATCGCTGTCTACAGCTCGGTGGTGTTCGGCGTCTTCAGCAACACGCAACGGCTCCTCAGCCAGCTCCGCCACGGAGACCCATCTCGCACGCCAGCACTCGCCGACGTGGCTCTGGCCAGCATGGTGGCAGGGTTCATCTCTGTGGGCATCGGCACTCCTGTGGACCTGGTAAAGATAAGGCTACAGATGCAAATGCAGCCGTACATCAAAGGTAGGAAGCAAG CAAACATTAAGCTAAAGCCCACAGTTCCTGGATTTCCTGTGTACCGAGGCCCAATTCACTGCTTTAGGACAGTCCTACAGAAAGAGGGGATAGCAGGAATATACCGAGGCGCGGGAGCAATGCTTCTGAGGGACGTTCCTGGGTACTGCCTCTATTTCATCCCTTACACATATTTCTGTGGCTGGATTACCCCTGATGGATGCATTTCCCCTAATCCCTCCTCCATCTGGCTGGCAGGGGGTATAGCAG GAGCCATTTCCTGGGGGACTGCTACTCCAATGGACGTTGTGAAAAGTCGACTTCAGGCAGATGGagtttatttaaacaaatacaaaggGACCCTTGACTGTATCTTGCAGAGCTACCAGAACGAGGGCTTAAAA GTCTTTTTTAGGGGCATCACGGTCAATGCAGTGCGAGGATTCCCAATGAGTTCAGCCATGTTTCTTGGCTATGAACTTTCTCTCAAAGCAATGAAAAGAGACCAAACTGAGACCAATCCTTAA
- the SLC25A48 gene encoding solute carrier family 25 member 48 isoform X1 → MGSLQLQDFAAGWVGGAASVVVGHPLDTIKTRLQAGQGYGNTLNCVLTVYRNESVAGFFKGMSFPLASIAVYSSVVFGVFSNTQRLLSQLRHGDPSRTPALADVALASMVAGFISVGIGTPVDLVKIRLQMQMQPYIKGRKQANIKLKPTVPGFPVYRGPIHCFRTVLQKEGIAGIYRGAGAMLLRDVPGYCLYFIPYTYFCGWITPDGCISPNPSSIWLAGGIAGAISWGTATPMDVVKSRLQADGVYLNKYKGTLDCILQSYQNEGLKRCQEDLKVSYFPEPNQKCGVGEGSAALTEHSAPAPMASAFSSATDLVPGGLKKLQQLNQVQSPFSYKIFAVYEHLNNSHVGVGLLRQ, encoded by the exons ATGGGcagcctccagctgcaggaCTTCGCGGCGGGCTGGGTGGGCG gagctgccagcGTGGTTGTGGGCCACCCCCTGGACACAATCAAG ACTCGTTTGCAAGCTGGACAAGGGTATGGAAATACACTCAACTGTGTTCTCACTGTGTACAGAAATGAGTCT GTGGCTGGTTTCTTCAAAGGCATGTCCTTCCCTCTGGCCAGCATCGCTGTCTACAGCTCGGTGGTGTTCGGCGTCTTCAGCAACACGCAACGGCTCCTCAGCCAGCTCCGCCACGGAGACCCATCTCGCACGCCAGCACTCGCCGACGTGGCTCTGGCCAGCATGGTGGCAGGGTTCATCTCTGTGGGCATCGGCACTCCTGTGGACCTGGTAAAGATAAGGCTACAGATGCAAATGCAGCCGTACATCAAAGGTAGGAAGCAAG CAAACATTAAGCTAAAGCCCACAGTTCCTGGATTTCCTGTGTACCGAGGCCCAATTCACTGCTTTAGGACAGTCCTACAGAAAGAGGGGATAGCAGGAATATACCGAGGCGCGGGAGCAATGCTTCTGAGGGACGTTCCTGGGTACTGCCTCTATTTCATCCCTTACACATATTTCTGTGGCTGGATTACCCCTGATGGATGCATTTCCCCTAATCCCTCCTCCATCTGGCTGGCAGGGGGTATAGCAG GAGCCATTTCCTGGGGGACTGCTACTCCAATGGACGTTGTGAAAAGTCGACTTCAGGCAGATGGagtttatttaaacaaatacaaaggGACCCTTGACTGTATCTTGCAGAGCTACCAGAACGAGGGCTTAAAA cGTTGCCAAGAAGACCTGAAAGTCTCCTACTTTCCTGAGCCAAATCAGAAGTGTGGTGTTGGTGAGGGCTCAGCTGCTCTGACTGAACACTCTGCTCCTGCACCTATGgcatctgctttctcttctgccacGGACTTAGTCCCTGGAGGACTCAAAAAACTGCAACAGCTCAATCAAGTCCAAAGCCCATTTTCTTATAAAATCTTTGCTGTCTATGAACACCTTAATAATTCCCACGTTGGTGTTGGGCTTTTGCGCCAATGA
- the SLC25A48 gene encoding solute carrier family 25 member 48 isoform X7 yields the protein MGSLQLQDFAAGWVGGAASVVVGHPLDTIKTRLQAGQGYGNTLNCVLTVYRNESVAGFFKGMSFPLASIAVYSSVVFGVFSNTQRLLSQLRHGDPSRTPALADVALASMVAGFISVGIGTPVDLVKIRLQMQMQPYIKGRKQANIKLKPTVPGFPVYRGPIHCFRTVLQKEGIAGIYRGAGAMLLRDVPGYCLYFIPYTYFCGWITPDGCISPNPSSIWLAGGIAGAISWGTATPMDVVKSRLQADGVYLNKYKGTLDCILQSYQNEGLKDSFQRDRAHPSARPTGRRLKLLEEIFEA from the exons ATGGGcagcctccagctgcaggaCTTCGCGGCGGGCTGGGTGGGCG gagctgccagcGTGGTTGTGGGCCACCCCCTGGACACAATCAAG ACTCGTTTGCAAGCTGGACAAGGGTATGGAAATACACTCAACTGTGTTCTCACTGTGTACAGAAATGAGTCT GTGGCTGGTTTCTTCAAAGGCATGTCCTTCCCTCTGGCCAGCATCGCTGTCTACAGCTCGGTGGTGTTCGGCGTCTTCAGCAACACGCAACGGCTCCTCAGCCAGCTCCGCCACGGAGACCCATCTCGCACGCCAGCACTCGCCGACGTGGCTCTGGCCAGCATGGTGGCAGGGTTCATCTCTGTGGGCATCGGCACTCCTGTGGACCTGGTAAAGATAAGGCTACAGATGCAAATGCAGCCGTACATCAAAGGTAGGAAGCAAG CAAACATTAAGCTAAAGCCCACAGTTCCTGGATTTCCTGTGTACCGAGGCCCAATTCACTGCTTTAGGACAGTCCTACAGAAAGAGGGGATAGCAGGAATATACCGAGGCGCGGGAGCAATGCTTCTGAGGGACGTTCCTGGGTACTGCCTCTATTTCATCCCTTACACATATTTCTGTGGCTGGATTACCCCTGATGGATGCATTTCCCCTAATCCCTCCTCCATCTGGCTGGCAGGGGGTATAGCAG GAGCCATTTCCTGGGGGACTGCTACTCCAATGGACGTTGTGAAAAGTCGACTTCAGGCAGATGGagtttatttaaacaaatacaaaggGACCCTTGACTGTATCTTGCAGAGCTACCAGAACGAGGGCTTAAAA gaCAGTTTCCAGAGAGATCGTGCTCATCCTTCAGCCAGACCGACCGGCAGAAGGCTCAAGCTTTTGGAGGAGATCTTTGAGGCATAA
- the SLC25A48 gene encoding solute carrier family 25 member 48 isoform X8: MGSLQLQDFAAGWVGGAASVVVGHPLDTIKTRLQAGQGYGNTLNCVLTVYRNESVAGFFKGMSFPLASIAVYSSVVFGVFSNTQRLLSQLRHGDPSRTPALADVALASMVAGFISVGIGTPVDLVKIRLQMQMQPYIKGRKQANIKLKPTVPGFPVYRGPIHCFRTVLQKEGIAGIYRGAGAMLLRDVPGYCLYFIPYTYFCGWITPDGCISPNPSSIWLAGGIAGAISWGTATPMDVVKSRLQADGVYLNKYKGTLDCILQSYQNEGLKPSRDLLEVSS, encoded by the exons ATGGGcagcctccagctgcaggaCTTCGCGGCGGGCTGGGTGGGCG gagctgccagcGTGGTTGTGGGCCACCCCCTGGACACAATCAAG ACTCGTTTGCAAGCTGGACAAGGGTATGGAAATACACTCAACTGTGTTCTCACTGTGTACAGAAATGAGTCT GTGGCTGGTTTCTTCAAAGGCATGTCCTTCCCTCTGGCCAGCATCGCTGTCTACAGCTCGGTGGTGTTCGGCGTCTTCAGCAACACGCAACGGCTCCTCAGCCAGCTCCGCCACGGAGACCCATCTCGCACGCCAGCACTCGCCGACGTGGCTCTGGCCAGCATGGTGGCAGGGTTCATCTCTGTGGGCATCGGCACTCCTGTGGACCTGGTAAAGATAAGGCTACAGATGCAAATGCAGCCGTACATCAAAGGTAGGAAGCAAG CAAACATTAAGCTAAAGCCCACAGTTCCTGGATTTCCTGTGTACCGAGGCCCAATTCACTGCTTTAGGACAGTCCTACAGAAAGAGGGGATAGCAGGAATATACCGAGGCGCGGGAGCAATGCTTCTGAGGGACGTTCCTGGGTACTGCCTCTATTTCATCCCTTACACATATTTCTGTGGCTGGATTACCCCTGATGGATGCATTTCCCCTAATCCCTCCTCCATCTGGCTGGCAGGGGGTATAGCAG GAGCCATTTCCTGGGGGACTGCTACTCCAATGGACGTTGTGAAAAGTCGACTTCAGGCAGATGGagtttatttaaacaaatacaaaggGACCCTTGACTGTATCTTGCAGAGCTACCAGAACGAGGGCTTAAAA CCCTCCAGGGACCTGCTAGAGGTATCTTCTTAG
- the SLC25A48 gene encoding solute carrier family 25 member 48 isoform X2: MGSLQLQDFAAGWVGGAASVVVGHPLDTIKTRLQAGQGYGNTLNCVLTVYRNESVAGFFKGMSFPLASIAVYSSVVFGVFSNTQRLLSQLRHGDPSRTPALADVALASMVAGFISVGIGTPVDLVKIRLQMQMQPYIKANIKLKPTVPGFPVYRGPIHCFRTVLQKEGIAGIYRGAGAMLLRDVPGYCLYFIPYTYFCGWITPDGCISPNPSSIWLAGGIAGAISWGTATPMDVVKSRLQADGVYLNKYKGTLDCILQSYQNEGLKRCQEDLKVSYFPEPNQKCGVGEGSAALTEHSAPAPMASAFSSATDLVPGGLKKLQQLNQVQSPFSYKIFAVYEHLNNSHVGVGLLRQ, from the exons ATGGGcagcctccagctgcaggaCTTCGCGGCGGGCTGGGTGGGCG gagctgccagcGTGGTTGTGGGCCACCCCCTGGACACAATCAAG ACTCGTTTGCAAGCTGGACAAGGGTATGGAAATACACTCAACTGTGTTCTCACTGTGTACAGAAATGAGTCT GTGGCTGGTTTCTTCAAAGGCATGTCCTTCCCTCTGGCCAGCATCGCTGTCTACAGCTCGGTGGTGTTCGGCGTCTTCAGCAACACGCAACGGCTCCTCAGCCAGCTCCGCCACGGAGACCCATCTCGCACGCCAGCACTCGCCGACGTGGCTCTGGCCAGCATGGTGGCAGGGTTCATCTCTGTGGGCATCGGCACTCCTGTGGACCTGGTAAAGATAAGGCTACAGATGCAAATGCAGCCGTACATCAAAG CAAACATTAAGCTAAAGCCCACAGTTCCTGGATTTCCTGTGTACCGAGGCCCAATTCACTGCTTTAGGACAGTCCTACAGAAAGAGGGGATAGCAGGAATATACCGAGGCGCGGGAGCAATGCTTCTGAGGGACGTTCCTGGGTACTGCCTCTATTTCATCCCTTACACATATTTCTGTGGCTGGATTACCCCTGATGGATGCATTTCCCCTAATCCCTCCTCCATCTGGCTGGCAGGGGGTATAGCAG GAGCCATTTCCTGGGGGACTGCTACTCCAATGGACGTTGTGAAAAGTCGACTTCAGGCAGATGGagtttatttaaacaaatacaaaggGACCCTTGACTGTATCTTGCAGAGCTACCAGAACGAGGGCTTAAAA cGTTGCCAAGAAGACCTGAAAGTCTCCTACTTTCCTGAGCCAAATCAGAAGTGTGGTGTTGGTGAGGGCTCAGCTGCTCTGACTGAACACTCTGCTCCTGCACCTATGgcatctgctttctcttctgccacGGACTTAGTCCCTGGAGGACTCAAAAAACTGCAACAGCTCAATCAAGTCCAAAGCCCATTTTCTTATAAAATCTTTGCTGTCTATGAACACCTTAATAATTCCCACGTTGGTGTTGGGCTTTTGCGCCAATGA
- the SLC25A48 gene encoding solute carrier family 25 member 48 isoform X4, with protein MGRGVTSTVALLPVPAGKAPLQVAGFFKGMSFPLASIAVYSSVVFGVFSNTQRLLSQLRHGDPSRTPALADVALASMVAGFISVGIGTPVDLVKIRLQMQMQPYIKGRKQANIKLKPTVPGFPVYRGPIHCFRTVLQKEGIAGIYRGAGAMLLRDVPGYCLYFIPYTYFCGWITPDGCISPNPSSIWLAGGIAGAISWGTATPMDVVKSRLQADGVYLNKYKGTLDCILQSYQNEGLKRCQEDLKVSYFPEPNQKCGVGEGSAALTEHSAPAPMASAFSSATDLVPGGLKKLQQLNQVQSPFSYKIFAVYEHLNNSHVGVGLLRQ; from the exons ATGGGTCGGGGTGTTACATCCACAGTGGCTCTTTTGCCTGTACCTGCTGGCAAAGCTCCACTGCAG GTGGCTGGTTTCTTCAAAGGCATGTCCTTCCCTCTGGCCAGCATCGCTGTCTACAGCTCGGTGGTGTTCGGCGTCTTCAGCAACACGCAACGGCTCCTCAGCCAGCTCCGCCACGGAGACCCATCTCGCACGCCAGCACTCGCCGACGTGGCTCTGGCCAGCATGGTGGCAGGGTTCATCTCTGTGGGCATCGGCACTCCTGTGGACCTGGTAAAGATAAGGCTACAGATGCAAATGCAGCCGTACATCAAAGGTAGGAAGCAAG CAAACATTAAGCTAAAGCCCACAGTTCCTGGATTTCCTGTGTACCGAGGCCCAATTCACTGCTTTAGGACAGTCCTACAGAAAGAGGGGATAGCAGGAATATACCGAGGCGCGGGAGCAATGCTTCTGAGGGACGTTCCTGGGTACTGCCTCTATTTCATCCCTTACACATATTTCTGTGGCTGGATTACCCCTGATGGATGCATTTCCCCTAATCCCTCCTCCATCTGGCTGGCAGGGGGTATAGCAG GAGCCATTTCCTGGGGGACTGCTACTCCAATGGACGTTGTGAAAAGTCGACTTCAGGCAGATGGagtttatttaaacaaatacaaaggGACCCTTGACTGTATCTTGCAGAGCTACCAGAACGAGGGCTTAAAA cGTTGCCAAGAAGACCTGAAAGTCTCCTACTTTCCTGAGCCAAATCAGAAGTGTGGTGTTGGTGAGGGCTCAGCTGCTCTGACTGAACACTCTGCTCCTGCACCTATGgcatctgctttctcttctgccacGGACTTAGTCCCTGGAGGACTCAAAAAACTGCAACAGCTCAATCAAGTCCAAAGCCCATTTTCTTATAAAATCTTTGCTGTCTATGAACACCTTAATAATTCCCACGTTGGTGTTGGGCTTTTGCGCCAATGA